In Sphingobacterium sp. R2, the genomic stretch AACAGTTTTCAAAGGGTCATCCCTTTTTCTTTCGCTCCTGAAAGCGGGCGATATCTGGTTGCAAAATACATCCATGGCCAATATCGATCTGGAAAGCATCGTTGCCCCACAGCTAAATCTAGGTTATGTACGTCAACAATGGAAGACGCGCTATAATAACGCGCGCACATTATATTTACCTTGTGAGGAAGACTACTCAGCAATAAGCATCGAGGCCATATATTATATGCTATCTCAAGCGCTGCAACAAGTTTGTCTTGGCGTAATCAATACCGTACTTCAATACAAACCGCAACGGATCAATCTCACTTTCCTCATGCAACTCTGCAAATTGATAGTTCCTGATGCCTACGCCACATTTTGCTTGGACCATGAAGAGCCACTTAAGGCCTTTAAAAACATTACGGAAGCACAACAACAATTTACGCACAATGCAAATTATAAAGGAGATCCACTTACAATTATAGAATTGCAAAAACGCACAAAAACGTTTATAGAAAGGTGTAACCAAGAGATGGAAAGCTATTTTGAGAAAATTTCTAACCAACAGCTGGTCGAACAAGTTGAATAGAACGGGCTATCAAAAAAGAAGCCTGAGCACCCTTATTTCAACGATTTTTCAAGACCAATAAACGCTCTAAAATTATCCTTTGAGATTTCCTGAACATCTGCGTTATAGGCTTGTACAAAATTTGACGGTATTTTTGCTTTCGCCTTAGGATTCCATTTAAATTCGTAACCGGTTATTTTGCCGTCCGCTTCTTCTACATAATCGATTTCTTGCTGCTGTTTTGTTCGCCAAAAGTATTTGTTGACAAAACGTCGGTTATAACTGTTGTGTTTTAAGCGTTCTGAAATCAGAAAATTCTCCCAGAGTGCACCCACATCATCTCTTAATTCTATTGGATTAAAGTTTTGTATCACAGCATTGCGGATTCCGTTGT encodes the following:
- a CDS encoding DUF4143 domain-containing protein, with translation MEISYIIFPLTSFSRNLRNEIKTNRKIYFYDNGIRNAVIQNFNPIELRDDVGALWENFLISERLKHNSYNRRFVNKYFWRTKQQQEIDYVEEADGKITGYEFKWNPKAKAKIPSNFVQAYNADVQEISKDNFRAFIGLEKSLK